From a region of the Nonlabens sp. Hel1_33_55 genome:
- a CDS encoding SOS response-associated peptidase: MCGRASVITPAALLEKRFNAAFAKAEQLKENVNTSAGNKIPVITSARPNHIQMFTLGFTPHWAHKQTYMINARAEGSLNPENNSNYKGAAGIFHKPMFRHAIKSQRCLVLVDGFIEGPKLEKLNKPYLVYPNRDRGPFALAGIYDVWEHPLTGEQHHTVAITTTAANRLTQAIGHHRAPVVLSRKQEEQWLDKDLSIAQLTSIMRPFDDKGFNAYPISQKIKNPEHNGLDLLKPVGDKIFKDYDRCLYDRLKFVEEKPYTIREERLVAGDQFVLF, translated from the coding sequence ATGTGTGGAAGAGCATCAGTTATAACACCAGCAGCATTGTTGGAGAAGCGTTTTAATGCCGCTTTCGCGAAAGCGGAACAACTCAAAGAAAATGTGAACACGAGTGCCGGCAACAAAATACCGGTAATCACCAGTGCAAGACCTAACCACATACAAATGTTTACGTTGGGATTCACACCACACTGGGCGCACAAGCAAACCTACATGATCAATGCGCGAGCAGAAGGCAGTCTCAATCCAGAAAACAACTCCAATTATAAAGGCGCTGCTGGAATATTCCATAAACCTATGTTTAGACACGCCATCAAATCGCAACGATGTCTTGTCCTTGTAGATGGTTTTATAGAAGGTCCAAAACTGGAAAAGCTAAACAAGCCATACTTGGTTTACCCTAACAGAGATCGTGGGCCATTTGCACTTGCCGGAATCTATGACGTATGGGAACATCCATTGACAGGCGAACAGCATCATACTGTTGCTATTACAACAACAGCAGCAAATAGACTGACTCAAGCCATAGGACATCACCGTGCACCAGTAGTATTGAGCAGAAAGCAAGAAGAACAATGGCTGGACAAAGATCTTTCCATTGCACAACTGACTTCTATCATGCGTCCATTTGATGACAAAGGATTCAATGCTTATCCTATCTCGCAAAAAATTAAAAATCCAGAACATAATGGGTTGGATCTATTGAAGCCTGTAGGTGATAAGATTTTTAAGGATTATGATAGATGTCTATATGATCGATTAAAGTTTGTAGAAGAAAAGCCATATACCATACGTGAGGAACGATTAGTAGCTGGAGACCAATTTGTACTTTTTTAA